The Pedobacter ginsengisoli region TATTAATGCCTGCGGGTTTGAGTATCATGGCCCTAAAGGTTATATCAAATTCTCGCCAGCCTGGAATTCAGAGAACTTTAAAGCACCTTTCACTTCAGCAAACGGATGGGGTAGTTATACCCAGAAAAAAGCTGGAGCGAAGCAGTTACACACCATAAACTTAAAGTACGGAGAGCTGCAATTGCAGGAACTGGCCTTTAACAAAATAGGTGCAGGTGCTGTAAAATCGGTTTCGGTAATGCTGGGAACACAAAGTATCCCTGTTCAGCTAAAACAGAATGGTACCGAATTGCGCATTACCAGCAATAAAAAGATTAATGTTAAAACCAACGAAAGTTTAAATATCACCTTTTCATAAACATATAACGCATGAATAAATTAGTGTTTATAGCTATGTTGGCCTTATTTGGATGCCAGCAAACTGCAATCAAAACAAAAGGCGATACTGCAGGTATAGATCTGAACTGGAAAGAGCAGTTCAATCAGAAATTGCCTATGTTGGGCCACAGGAATTGGATTCTTGTGGTTGATAAGGCCTTTCCGGAGCAAAACGCGCCGGGGATGGAATACATCTATGCCAATGAAGATCTGTTGCCGGTATTAAAACAGGTGCTTGCACAAGTCAATTCATCTTCCCACGTTAAACCAATCATTTACCAGGATAAGGAATTAGGTTTTATTACAGAAAATCAGGCTAAAGGGGTTAAACATTTCGTACAGGAATCAAAGGCCCTGTTTGCCAATCAAAATGTTCAAACAATGCTCCACGATTCAGTATTCAGGAAACTGGATACTGAATCAAAACTTTTTAAGGTTCTGGTAATTAAAACGAACGAAACTATTCCCTATACCTCCGTATTTTTACAGCTCGATTGTGGTTACTGGAATGGCGAAAAGGAAAAGCAATTGCGCGATGCATTAAGCGGCCAATAGCCATATCATTTTGCCTGCAGTTCTTAACCTAGATCAATTTACAGCCCGCTTATTTAGGATAACTTTGTATCATACTATTAAAAAGGAGAAGTAAAAATGAAAAAGTTAATTGAAAAAATCGTGATTAATTCTACTCGTCCACATATGGTTGGCGATGGGTTCAGGGTATTTAATTATATCCCGGGAGCAGGCATTCCACAGGAGAGAATAAGTCCGTTTTTACTATTGGACTTTAATCCTGAGTACGATTTCGGACCTTCAGACCACCTTAGAGGTGTTGGCGTTCACCCGCACAAAGGTTTCGAAACAGTAACTATTGCTTATAAAGGAAGCGTAGCTCACCATGATAGCACCGGAAGCAGCGGGATAATCAATGCTGGCGATGTACAATGGATGACAGCCGGTAACGGAATCTTGCATAAAGAATACCATGAAGAGGCTTTCTCTAAAAAAGGCGGGCCATTTGAAATGGTTCAGTTATGGGTTAACCTTCCTAAAAAAGATAAATCAACAGCTCCGCATTATCAGGAGTTGACCAAAGATGGTATGGGTAAAGTGCAGCTTGCAGATAACGGCGGAGAGGTAAATGTAATTGCCGGAAACTTTAATGGCGTTGCAGGCCCTGCTGAGACTTATAGTCCGGTAAACCTGTTCGACATCAAATTAAACGAAGGTGGCGAGGCTAACACCACCATTCCTGCCGGTCACAATACAGCTTTGCTGGTTGTAAACGGAAGTGTTGAAGTGAATGGTGAGATTGCCGGAGAACATAGCTTTGTTTTATTTGAAAACAATGGAGAGGAAATTCATATCAAAGCGAACCAGAAAAGTGTGGTGTTGCTGTTAAGCGGTGAGCCTTTGAATGAACCAATTGTAAGCTACGGACCATTTGTAATGAACACAGAAGACGAAATAAGAGAAGCGATTGTTGATTTCAATATGGGTAAATTTGGCGTATTGGAAGATTAAAAGTCATAAACTAAAAAAGCCCGTTATGACCACGGATGGTCGGAAGAATATTTCTTCCGACTTTTTTGTTTACAATTGTTTTTTTATTTAACTATCTGATTATCAATTATTTATTTTCTTTTCTTATTGATTTTAAGTATATTAAATACTGTAAATCAATAAGATATGGCCATTTTCAAAGATCATAAAGTCACTGTAAAACATCTCTTAAGCTTCATTCCTGAAACCTTGATAGCAAACTTGTCGTTCACGACTAAGATCGATCACTACGTGAAAGTTCTGCATGGCAACAAACTGTTTTATTTGCTGCTCTATGGCATTCTGGAGAATGACAGGCTTAGCCAACGAACGCTTGAGGATACGTTCAATGATTCGGTATTCAAAGTGCTTTTCAATCTTGATGAGGATGAAAGGATACGCAGAAGCTCTATTTCCGAAAGACTGTCCAAAGTTGATCCTGATTATTTCCGGCAGATCTATGAATACATTTACGAGCGCTTTTCCGCGACTTATACTTTAACAGAAAGAAAGCAGTATAACCTGATCCGTGTAGACAGCACGATAGTGAGTCAAACCGCCGGTAAGTTAACTGAAGGTATAGTCAATCCCGGCAGCAGTAAAAAGGCGGTTAAATACAGTCTTGCTTTCGATGGTATGCTGCCCGGTTTGGTCCATGTGTTCACCAATCCCAAGTATGGAAATGAAGACAATGCACTGCCGGAAGTCGTCATGGCGCATGTTAAAAAAGAACCCGGTCATCAGAATATTTATGTGTTAGACAGAGGTCTTCAATCTACCAGAACCATGAAAACTTTTGGTGAAGATGGCATAACATTCATTTGCCGGGCAAAAGAGAACAGGAAGTTTGAGCTGATAGAATCACTGATCGATGAAAAACAAGACATGGATATGGGCGAATCCATGTTGCTAAAAGATAGCATCATACGGCTTTATACGGGTACACCCATAGCCAACCAACGGGGAAATATACATTACAGAGAAGAACTGGTGGAAAGTCCTTTTCGCCTGGTTGTCGTCAAAAGCAAAGCAGAGCAAGGCAAGGAGTACTGGCTGTTAACAAACGATTTCAATTTGCCCGCTAAAGAAATCGCGCAGGCTTACCGAAGTCGTTGGGACATTGAGGTATTCTTCCGCTTTCTTAAACAGGAACTCAACGTAAGTCACCTGGTTTCACTTAATAAAAACGGATTACAGGTGATGCTGTACATGACACTAATAAGCAGCATGCTGGTACTAATCTATAAAAAGGGGAATGATCAAGGCTATAAAACAGCAAAAAGGCGTTTTGCCATGGAGGTTAGAGATCTGGCTATAGCCATGATTGTTATTCAATGCGGCGGCGATCCAGGCCTATTTTTTAAAACATAAAAAATGGCCGGAATTTCTTCCGACCATTCGTGCGTCATAACGGGCCTTTTTATTTTACAATTCAATGGGGTTTTTGAACACTTCATTACTTAATTTGTCCGTTTCATCAAATTTTTGAATGCCTTAGTATACTAATAAGATAATTTTGCTGTTAATTATCAAAAAAGTATGAAAGCATTCTTCCTATCTTTATTATTTGCCTTTACCTTAATACCATTTCTTTCATCAGCACAGCAACGTTATGCCATAAGCGGTACCGTAAGGGATGCCTCAACCGGAGAAACACTAATCGGAGCAACGGTTAAACTGCAAAATGCTACCCAAAACTCAGGTATTGCCACAAATGCATACGGATTTTATTCAATTACTGCTGCTGAAGGCGAGTATAGCCTCATAGTAAGTTACAGCGGCTACCAGAGTAATACCCAAAAAATTACCTTAAACAAAGCCTTAAAAATAAACATAGAGCTTGCGACTGTTTCAGATCTGCAGGAAGTAGTGATCAGTGCAAGTGAAAGGAAAAATGAAAACGTAAAAAGCCCGCAAATGGGACTTAATAAGATTAATATGGCTGATCTTGACAACGTGCCCGTATTGCTTGGCGAAAAAGACGTTTTAAAAACCATACAACTTTTACCCGGTGTAAAGGCGGGTGGAGAAGGCAATACCGGCTTTTTTGTTCGCGGTGGGGCATCTGATCAGAACCTGATCCTTTTAGATGAAGCTACAGTTTACAATTCATCTCACCTGCTGGGCTTCTTTTCAACCTTTAATGCCGATGCGATAAAAGACGTAAGCTTGTACAAAGGAGGTATGCCATCGCAATACGGAGGCAGGTTGTCATCTGTACTTGATGTTAAAATGCAGGACGGTAATGACAAAGAATATGGTTTGGAAGGCGGTATAGGCCTAATTGCATCACGCATAAAAGCCGAGGGACCAATAGTTAAAAACAAAAGCTCATTTATGTTTAGTGCCAGGCGCACCTATGTAGATCTGCTGCTAAAAGCCTCTGGCGATTCCGCGCTAAAGAACAATACATTAAACTTTTACGACATTAATGCCAAGGTAAACTATAAGTTCGATGATAAAAATACCCTGTATCTGTCGGGCTATTTTGGTCAGGATAATATTGGTATTAAAGATCTTTTTGCCAACGATTGGGGCAATACTACAGCCACTATCCGCTTAAATCATGTGTTTAACAACAGGTTGTTTTCCAATACCTCATTTATTTTTAACAAATACAGCTACGCTATTGAACTGCTGGATGAAAACAGCAATGCCAAGGTAAAATCCCTGATCAGAGATTTTAATTTTAAAGAAGACTTGCAGTATTACAGCAATAATCACATCCTGCGATTCGGATTGCAGGCCACACACCACAGAATTGCCCCTTCTGATATTACAACATCAGCCGGTTCTGCTTTTAACCCACTTTCTATTGAGAATCGTTACGGAATGGAGTTTGCCGTTTACGCATCAGATGAGTGGACTCTAAGCGATAAGTTTAATGTGTTGTACGGCTTAAGGCTAAGCCAGTTCTCACTTCTTGGCCCCGGAACAATAAATACCTACGACAACACTGGAGAGGTAAGTTCTTCAAAAACCTATAAAAGCGGCGACTTTGTTAAAAACTACTTTAACCTGGAGCCGCGCCTTTCGGCAAGTTATACCTTAAATGAGCAAAATTCTATAAAGGCATCATACAACCGCAATACCCAAAATATTCATATCCTTAGCAATTCAGGAACCAGCTCACCAACAGATCAATATGTAATGAGCAGCAACAATATCAAACCCGAAATTGCAGACCAGGTAGCTTTAGGCTTTTTCAAAAACAGCGAAAGCAATGTATATGAGTTTTCTGCTGAGGTGTATTATAAGTGGTTGCAAAACCAAATAGACTACAGGGATGCGGCTGAGCTAACCGCCAATAAAGATGTTGAATCGGAATTGTTGTATGGCAAGGGCAGGGCATACGGGTTAGAGCTTTATGGTAAAAAAACCAAAGGTAAGCTTACCGGCTGGCTAAGCTATACCCTTTCGAAAACCGAGCGCAAGTTTGATGAAATTAATAAAGGCAAGTATTTTAACGCCAAGCAAGATCGCACGCACGACCTGGCTTTGGTGGCCATGTACAACCTTAGCCGTCGCTGGTCGTTATCTGCTAATTATATTTACAGCACCGGAAATGCCGTAACCTACCCGGCCGGAAAATATAATGTTGGCGGGCTTACCACTTACTATTATACAGAAAGAAACGCGAACAGAATGCCATATACTTCGCGCTTGGACATTGGTGCAACGCTAAAGGCTAAAGAAACGAAGAAGTTCCACTCAAGCTGGACATTTAGCGTGTACAATGCTCTGAACCGCAAAAACCCTTACTCTATCCAGTTCCGCGACAAAGAAAATGATCCAACACGTACTGAAGCCGTACAAACCAGTCTTTTCGGCATTATCCCTTCGGTAACTTATAACTTTAAATTTTAACAGTGATGCTAAGAAAAATCAAATATTTAAGTCTG contains the following coding sequences:
- a CDS encoding RbsD/FucU domain-containing protein → MNKLVFIAMLALFGCQQTAIKTKGDTAGIDLNWKEQFNQKLPMLGHRNWILVVDKAFPEQNAPGMEYIYANEDLLPVLKQVLAQVNSSSHVKPIIYQDKELGFITENQAKGVKHFVQESKALFANQNVQTMLHDSVFRKLDTESKLFKVLVIKTNETIPYTSVFLQLDCGYWNGEKEKQLRDALSGQ
- a CDS encoding pirin family protein, whose translation is MKKLIEKIVINSTRPHMVGDGFRVFNYIPGAGIPQERISPFLLLDFNPEYDFGPSDHLRGVGVHPHKGFETVTIAYKGSVAHHDSTGSSGIINAGDVQWMTAGNGILHKEYHEEAFSKKGGPFEMVQLWVNLPKKDKSTAPHYQELTKDGMGKVQLADNGGEVNVIAGNFNGVAGPAETYSPVNLFDIKLNEGGEANTTIPAGHNTALLVVNGSVEVNGEIAGEHSFVLFENNGEEIHIKANQKSVVLLLSGEPLNEPIVSYGPFVMNTEDEIREAIVDFNMGKFGVLED
- a CDS encoding IS4 family transposase → MSFTTKIDHYVKVLHGNKLFYLLLYGILENDRLSQRTLEDTFNDSVFKVLFNLDEDERIRRSSISERLSKVDPDYFRQIYEYIYERFSATYTLTERKQYNLIRVDSTIVSQTAGKLTEGIVNPGSSKKAVKYSLAFDGMLPGLVHVFTNPKYGNEDNALPEVVMAHVKKEPGHQNIYVLDRGLQSTRTMKTFGEDGITFICRAKENRKFELIESLIDEKQDMDMGESMLLKDSIIRLYTGTPIANQRGNIHYREELVESPFRLVVVKSKAEQGKEYWLLTNDFNLPAKEIAQAYRSRWDIEVFFRFLKQELNVSHLVSLNKNGLQVMLYMTLISSMLVLIYKKGNDQGYKTAKRRFAMEVRDLAIAMIVIQCGGDPGLFFKT
- a CDS encoding TonB-dependent receptor; translated protein: MKAFFLSLLFAFTLIPFLSSAQQRYAISGTVRDASTGETLIGATVKLQNATQNSGIATNAYGFYSITAAEGEYSLIVSYSGYQSNTQKITLNKALKINIELATVSDLQEVVISASERKNENVKSPQMGLNKINMADLDNVPVLLGEKDVLKTIQLLPGVKAGGEGNTGFFVRGGASDQNLILLDEATVYNSSHLLGFFSTFNADAIKDVSLYKGGMPSQYGGRLSSVLDVKMQDGNDKEYGLEGGIGLIASRIKAEGPIVKNKSSFMFSARRTYVDLLLKASGDSALKNNTLNFYDINAKVNYKFDDKNTLYLSGYFGQDNIGIKDLFANDWGNTTATIRLNHVFNNRLFSNTSFIFNKYSYAIELLDENSNAKVKSLIRDFNFKEDLQYYSNNHILRFGLQATHHRIAPSDITTSAGSAFNPLSIENRYGMEFAVYASDEWTLSDKFNVLYGLRLSQFSLLGPGTINTYDNTGEVSSSKTYKSGDFVKNYFNLEPRLSASYTLNEQNSIKASYNRNTQNIHILSNSGTSSPTDQYVMSSNNIKPEIADQVALGFFKNSESNVYEFSAEVYYKWLQNQIDYRDAAELTANKDVESELLYGKGRAYGLELYGKKTKGKLTGWLSYTLSKTERKFDEINKGKYFNAKQDRTHDLALVAMYNLSRRWSLSANYIYSTGNAVTYPAGKYNVGGLTTYYYTERNANRMPYTSRLDIGATLKAKETKKFHSSWTFSVYNALNRKNPYSIQFRDKENDPTRTEAVQTSLFGIIPSVTYNFKF